In Cotesia glomerata isolate CgM1 linkage group LG1, MPM_Cglom_v2.3, whole genome shotgun sequence, one genomic interval encodes:
- the LOC123274209 gene encoding U6 snRNA-associated Sm-like protein LSm2 — translation MLFYSFFKSLIGKDVVVELKNDLSICGTLHSVDQYLNIKLTDISVTDPDKYPHMQSVKNCFIRGSVVRYVQLPHDEVDTQLLQDAARKETTVQTR, via the exons atg ttgttttattcatttttcaaatCTCTGATCGGTAAAGACGTCGTGgtggaattaaaaaatgatctcag tatttGCGGTACTCTTCATTCAGTAGATcagtatttaaatattaaattaactgACATCAGTGTCACAGATCCAGATAAATATCCACACATg caatcagtaaaaaattgtttcatcCGAGGATCTGTCGTCCGATACGTCCAATTGCCGCACGATGAAGTAGACACTCAGCTGTTGCAAGACGCAGCCCGAAAAGAGACTACGGTTCAAACTCgctaa
- the LOC123272486 gene encoding protein CREG1, with protein sequence MSCQYKLVVFATFFFIIVYSQVNFANAKKRYSPWNSEDDEQLWRKYEECRDFQEWKKFSKLNNHYKKNNNFGFVDDDSKRESAEFDAYSAKDISDLPPEDHPALVGRYVVNQSNWTSVATISRQQGIASFPFANVVALSDGPRGNGSGVPYMFLTPLDFTSKDLKEDARATLMVTLAQGSYCIHKEMEPIDPRCARTILSGKVQAIDHKSPEYVVAQDAIYGRHPSLKYMPRDHEFYFAKLKIFFIAVLDTFGGAKFVSVKDYFNPPTSKHSENYEEYMNYPMPYVNEF encoded by the exons ATGAGTTGCCAATATAAGCTGGTTGTTTttgcaacatttttttttattattgtttattcgCAAGTAAATTTTGCCAACGCGAAAAAACGATATTCACCATGGAACTCGGAAGATGATGAGCAACTTTGGCGAAAATATGAAGAGTGCAGAGATTTTCAAGAGTGGAAGAAATTTAGCAAGCTGAATAAtcactacaaaaaaaataataattttggttTTGTTGATGATGATTCAAAAAGAGAAAGTGCTGAATTTGATGCATACTCAGCTAAAGACATAAGTGATTTACCTCCAGAGGATCATCCGGCTTTGGTGGGCCGGTATGTCGTTAATCAGTCAA ATTGGACCTCCGTGGCTACTATCAGCAGACAACAGGGAATAGCATCATTTCCGTTTGCAAATGTCGTGGCTTTGAGCGACGGACCGCGTGGTAACGGGTCTGGAGTTCCTTACATGTTCCTCACTCCCTTGGACTTTACATCAAAAGACCTGAAA GAAGACGCACGTGCGACGCTCATGGTGACCTTGGCTCAAGGTTCTTATTGTATTCACAAAGAAATGGAACCAATAGATCCGCGATGCGCGCGTACTATTTTAAGCGGAAAAGTTCAAGCG atTGATCATAAATCACCGGAGTATGTTGTTGCGCAGGATGCAATTTACGGACGTCATCCTAGCTTGAAGTACATGCCAAgag atcaCGAGTTTTATtttgctaaattaaaaatattcttcatCGCAGTGCTTGACACTTTTGGAGGTGCCAAATTTGTATCTGTAAAAGATTACTTCAATCCACCTACATCAAAGCATAGTGAGAATTATGAAGAATATATGAATTATCCAATGCCATATgtcaatgaattttaa
- the LOC123272458 gene encoding myb-like protein U produces MMASHLRMLKLSAFFLGITLVAGDSLMGGHLDNKKSSSETGNSLRYRILNGPYAFNGGQPFSLEKDPVTGQIDFNKAPPLTAYNYTGSYDINNTENEDDDDNNTNNNDSNNDDSQTENEESENGQEEANDTHSASDDEDQQIPNEINPYSPSFHDFLNLPVRYSDHEKYHSDKYPLISSSYANTKVQGGSGNSAYNAYIINNHKNYHAGGEASTSQSYSMTRKPYVPRITTRRPNTTVRTTPSTSTTIKPKPIIRTTTTTTTTTTTTTTPRPTTTTTTTTPSTTTKKPTTEPVTTWKPSKLPPMINRYDIDYGDALLPIEKIQNSAPGNREEILIHDHNDNNNDSDYEDHYEEYFMVESTPRTSTSTSTTTTTTTTTTPSTTTMTTTTSTTEAPTTQTTPKPTPRPSSENLEPKRPVLVNNVSEEGYRETNVEMNRPQLISLNGVGDNDYPGHGVNHPSYSGLVVESASNVIVPPDQDTISFVLGNKQNVQGTYYAHGSAIPESPYGDVGSVRPLETGHTVDLSIGRPAIAAPIANDGHQYPNQMAQDRYGSSNDNAQKWWYNNEHAEKSQSVTEKVKDDNINVVAGYRVVFPTSAPEISSEISSVPSSETLGLSTTMPSQEPGLGELSEILTPPAVDASRPLILGQRPDYHHPPYHHYHRRPAPEVPATHLRLPLAPNENSYKIRQKPSSLPNILPQFRPGSQRRGSEVIGTMLVSNPGKYPSRVTIRGPPPQQQPLPHHRGPQRPRPLPPSPHLQPQSHLPPQLHLPPQSHSHLPPGHISPPSAYLQRLSPPPPPPVHALRLPTPAALIGNPEIYSPVTESIPLSKDSPHRRNGINNNIEGKLDERNRLAFANNQPLKSRLNDEDSEKLTAEAPAMPPRAPLFTKRKNGNSSVATLQMIQHLGAKSSESGEDNKGQGDSDGNHNGNDDDNDTANRRGDEAPVYVVYPVKGSIDINDDTDNSADKRPMDESVVIGTHGPQRPLPPENLTDEDNDEIVPSVPSLPPLPVRLASDFPYALEKPDPSLFINQVHETPLLVPTEQHEQQTEDGPFDDKSSSNQDGDASINIIPYLQDHQPFAIKPNAISTTLQLLSGSSGSLSSSTSSSTANPIAYVYTPTMRAPLRRQNESYERNPILLPSQQPSSSSSSAPSPQNFMAPFVASLSAEMPSKNGWSVVTGDPFIPKESNDRIDKNDEKNHEDEVHAHAEDKKDTDGRNGSSNTSTMSSIGEDDKKNNEEIEDSNNKNIFDSDNFKPQLFSGFQPIFEFPSEEMPGGMTHADPAMMEKPRGTKFDH; encoded by the coding sequence atgatGGCGAGTCACTTGAGAATGTTGAAATTGTCAGCATTTTTTCTGGGAATTACCTTAGTCGCTGGAGACTCATTGATGGGTGGACACTtggacaataaaaaatcatcatcgGAAACCGGAAATTCGCTACGTTATAGAATTTTGAACGGTCCCTATGCTTTTAATGGCGGGCAACCGTTCTCCCTGGAGAAGGATCCCGTTACTGGTCAAATCGACTTTAATAAAGCGCCGCCGTTGACGGCATACAATTATACCGGTTCGTATGATATTAACAACACCGAGaatgaagatgatgatgataataacaccaacaacaatgACAGTAATAATGATGACAGTCAAACGGAAAATGAAGAAAGCGAGAATGGCCAAGAGGAAGCCAATGACACACATTCAGCCTCAGACGATGAAGATCAACAAATTCCAAATGAAATAAACCCTTACTCTCCGAGTTTTCATGACTTTTTAAACCTACCTGTTCGGTATTCTGACCACGAAAAATATCACAGCGATAAATACCCACTTATATCCAGCTCGTATGCCAACACAAAGGTTCAAGGCGGCAGCGGGAACTCGGCTTACAACGcatacattataaataatcataaaaattatcatgcCGGTGGCGAGGCCTCGACTTCCCAGTCGTATTCAATGACCCGCAAGCCTTACGTACCGAGAATCACCACACGGAGGCCAAATACGACTGTCAGGACAACTCCGTCAACTTCCACTACTATCAAGCCCAAGCCAATCATCAGAactacaacaacaacaactacTACGACTACTACAACTACAACACCTAGACCAACGACTACAACCACCACGACCACTCCAAGTACAACCACTAAAAAACCGACCACTGAACCAGTTACTACCTGGAAGCCTTCCAAGTTACCACCCATGATTAACAGGTATGACATTGATTACGGTGATGCATTATTGccgattgaaaaaattcaaaattcagcACCTGGTAACAGAGAGGAAATATTAATCCACGATCATAATGACAATAACAATGACAGTGACTATGAAGATCACTACGAAGAATATTTTATGGTTGAATCTACTCCAAGAACAAGTACGTCTACttctactactactactactactactactacaaCTCCTTCTACAACTACGATGACAACTACAACAAGTACTACAGAGGCTCCAACAACCCAGACGACACCCAAACCAACTCCAAGACCAAGTTCTGAAAATCTAGAACCAAAACGACCTGTCCTGGTAAATAATGTCAGCGAGGAAGGATACAGAGAAACTAATGTTGAAATGAACCGTCCGCAGTTGATAAGTCTTAACGGAGTTGGAGATAATGATTACCCGGGTCACGGAGTGAATCATCCGAGTTATTCAGGACTTGTCGTAGAAAGTGCTAGTAATGTTATCGTGCCGCCTGATCAAGACACCATATCATTTGTCCTAGGTAATAAGCAGAATGTCCAGGGTACTTACTACGCTCACGGCAGTGCGATACCTGAGTCGCCTTACGGAGACGTAGGATCTGTCAGGCCGCTTGAAACAGGTCACACTGTTGATTTATCTATAGGACGCCCGGCGATAGCGGCTCCTATCGCGAATGACGGACACCAGTATCCTAATCAGATGGCTCAGGATCGGTACGGGTCTTCTAATGATAACGCGCAGAAGTGGTGGTACAATAATGAACATGCGGAGAAATCACAGAGTGTCACTGAGAAAGTTAAAGATGATAACATCAATGTAGTTGCTGGGTATCGTGTTGTATTTCCCACCTCAGCTCCGGAAATTTCTTCAGAAATTTCTTCAGTTCCCAGTTCTGAGACTTTGGGATTATCAACTACGATGCCTTCTCAAGAACCCGGACTCGGAGAACTCTCTGAAATTCTTACACCACCAGCGGTGGATGCTTCTAGACCCTTGATTCTAGGCCAGCGACCTGACTATCATCATCCGCCTTACCATCATTACCACCGCAGACCTGCACCAGAAGTTCCAGCTACGCATCTACGTCTCCCGTTGGCTCCCAATGAAAATAGCTATAAAATTCGCCAAAAGCCCAGCAGCCTTCCGAACATTCTGCCGCAATTCCGCCCCGGGTCTCAGCGACGCGGCAGCGAGGTAATTGGAACAATGCTTGTGTCTAACCCTGGAAAATACCCGTCGAGAGTTACAATAAGAGGTCCACCGCCACAGCAACAGCCTCTACCGCATCATCGCGGTCCACAGCGACCAAGACCATTACCACCATCACCGCATCTCCAGCCACAATCCCATTTACCACCCCAACTACATTTACCTCCGCAATCACATTCGCATTTACCGCCAGGACATATTTCACCACCGTCGGCATATCTTCAGAGACTGAGCCCGCCTCCACCTCCGCCAGTTCACGCACTGAGATTGCCTACACCTGCTGCGCTGATTGGTAATCCAGAAATTTATAGTCCAGTCACGGAAAGTATTCCTCTGTCAAAAGATTCTCCGCATCGTCGTAATGGAATCAATAATAACATCGAAGGAAAGTTAGACGAACGTAATCGCCTGGCTTTCGCAAACAATCAGCCGCTGAAATCTCGGCTGAATGATGAAGacagtgaaaaattaactgcTGAAGCTCCAGCAATGCCTCCAAGAGCTCCGCTGTTTACTAAGAGGAAAAATGGAAACTCTAGTGTAGCAACTCTGCAGATGATTCAGCACCTGGGAGCTAAATCTTCAGAAAGTGGTGAAGATAATAAAGGTCAGGGTGATAGTGATGGTAATCATAATggtaatgatgatgataatgacaCAGCAAATCGTCGCGGTGATGAAGCTCCGGTTTACGTTGTCTATCCGGTGAAAGGTTCCATAGATATAAATGATGACACGGATAATTCTGCAGACAAGCGGCCGATGGATGAGAGCGTTGTAATTGGAACTCACGGGCCTCAGAGACCTTTGCCTCCAGAAAATTTAACTGATGAAGATAACGATGAGATAGTGCCAAGTGTCCCGAGCTTGCCACCTTTGCCCGTGCGCTTGGCTTCGGATTTCCCGTATGCTCTCGAGAAACCTGATccttctttatttataaatcaagtTCATGAAACTCCGTTGCTTGTTCCTACGGAACAACATGAACAGCAGACGGAAGATGGTCCCTTTGATGATAAATCATCCAGCAATCAAGATGGAGATGcaagtattaatattatacCTTATTTGCAAGATCATCAGCCATTTGCTATCAAACCCAATGCTATTTCGACGACTCTTCAGCTTCTTTCGGGCTCTTCTGGCTCGTTGTCGTCATCAACGTCTTCGTCTACTGCGAATCCTATCGCTTATGTTTACACACCAACGATGCGAGCTCCATTAAGGAGGCAAAATGAATCTTATGAAAGAAATCCGATTCTTTTGCCATCACAGCAGCCTTCGAGTTCATCCAGTTCTGCTCCGTCGCCGCAAAATTTCATGGCGCCTTTTGTAGCGAGTCTCAGTGCGGAAATGCCTTCGAAAAATGGATGGAGCGTTGTAACGGGTGATCCTTTTATTCCTAAGGAGTCCAATGATagaattgataaaaatgatgaaaaaaatcatgagGATGAAGTTCATGCTCATGCTGAAGATAAAAAAGATACTGATGGGCGGAATGGTAGTAGTAATACGAGTACTATGAGTTCTATTGGTGAAGATGATAAGAagaataatgaagaaattgaagatagtaataataaaaatatttttgactcGGATAATTTTAAACCGCAATTGTTCAGTGGGTTCCAACCGATCTTTGAATTTCCTTCTGAAGAAATGCCAGGAGGTATGACGCATGCTGATCCTGCGATGATGGAAAAACCAAGAGGTACTAAATTTGATCATTGA